The genomic window TACTGTAATGTGTGTAGATATTTAAACCAGATTTGCTATGAGGGTGATACACAGAGGATAATTGCATTACATTAATCACAGATGTTGCcgcagggaagagagagaggaggcgaTTGTTAAAATCCAGGGCAGTCTCTGATAATTATTATGTTCTGTGTGCAGTCATTAAAGGGAATGCACAACTTCAGATCATCAGGGGAGTATGACAATGACTGCACTACCCCTCTGACACCACTGTGTACTCAGCCAGAGCAAGTCATTAAAGGtaaacatgtgtttttcttctataTAAAACTAGTTTTCCCTAAatcagtctttgtttttttttagtagAATTGTCTGTTGCGTTCACAGGAGGTGCCAGTATTATCCAGTGCCACATTCTCAATGACAAGAGACACATACTTACCAAAGATACCAACAACAACGTGGCATTCTGGGATGTTCTAAAGGTAAATCCATGCTGTATTTATGTTATTCTAAGTATTTTAGAGTGTGTTTGCATCCAATTCATAATGAAACTTAcaataaaatgattattaatCACATCACACAATCTGAGAGAAAACTATatcttcaagaaaaaaaattagtGAGGATTAATACTAAAAGTCATAGTATTACAATCAAAGGAGTTTGGAACAACTCTAATGACAAAATGACAACGTGGCCAACATACTATTAAATAGATGTTTCAAACCAATATACTGAATACATGTGAAATGGATGATTGAtcacctaaatctaacacactggacctttaagacagGGAATGTCTTTCTTATTTGcctgtatgtattttattttaaatgtgtttgagaTCTAACTATCTAACTGTTATCTATggtttcaatttttttttaccttcaggCTTGCAAGGGTGAAGACTTGGGGAAAGTGGAGTTTGATGAAGAGATTAAAAAGCGTTTCAAGATGGTCTATGTGCCAAATTGGTTCTCTGTTGACCTGAAAACTGGGGTGAGGGACAAACCTGGTTACATAAGAAGTTTTCATCTGTCAAGCAGTTGCATCTCCTCTCTGAGCCTGGTTTATAGtcttatatgtgtgtgttatttgtttgGTGCTGAATAGATGCTCACTATCACATTGGATGAGAGCGACTGCTTTGCTGCCTGGGTGTCTGCAAAGGATGCAGGATTTTCAAGCTCTGATGGTTCTGACCCAAAATGTAAGATATCTGATGAAATtccattttatattcaaatgcaTATAAAATATTGCAGAGGTACTGGTTGTAACTCACATGACTTTAACCCTTGGTCTTTCCAGTGAACCTGGGTGGACTGCTGCTGCAGGCTCTGCTGGAGTTCTGGCCCAGAACTCGCATCAACCCCATGGACGAGGAAGAGAACGAGGTGAACCATGGTATGGAGCTGatataaaattaaatcaaatctcAGAACTTTAATgggacattttctttcattgttatTCTTTgcatcaaacacacatacacccataTCTTATTGTCAATAAATACTAGTTGTCCAAGGTTACTTTCAGTTTTACTTACAGCGGGATTGTTCTTGTGTCCACAGTGAACGGCGAGCAGGAGAACCGTGTCCAGAAAGGAAACGGATATTTCCAGGTGCcaccacacacaccagtcaTCTTCGGTGAAGCAGGAGGCAGAACTCTGTTTAGGTATTTGTTTACTTAGACTTTTGCCTGTCAGTGCagaataaatgtaaaagtgCTGCTGTGCACTTAATTGTGTCACCTTGTATCATCTCTGTTCTCACACTTGTCACGGTGTCAGGTGACTCACTGATGGCATCAGCTCCTAAATGTCTCTCATGTAATGACTTATGTTTTTCAGGTTGCTATGTAGAGATTCCGGTGGAGAGACTGAATCAATGCTGTTGAACGAGACAGTCCCACAGTGGGTTATTGACATAACTGTAGATGTGAGTATTATTTCTGTCTCCTCACACATGTTAATAAGGTACAGTCTCTTCagaaatgtgtgagtgtttatgtgcttttcttctcttcctttctgtTCCTCTAACTTGAAATGCTTGAACTTTGAACTTCTGTCTCTGctcccttctttcttttttattttggctttgGCTTGTGTGACCTATCATAAAAATGAGGAcgctaatgtgtgtgtttgtatattgtgcGCatactgttttgtgtgtgtattctatAAATAATTGTATGTATAAAGCTTATTATACATAGAGGCGAAGACAAATAAAATTGTCACAGGCATTGACAGTTTCAAAGTCCAGCAAAGGCTGACACAATGTTGTCTcagatttattattaattaaatgttaACTACAGAGAATCAGGTGATCTTGTTGTTTACTGGAACTGTGGGTAGACTCTCAAGGCTATGTATGCTAGAAGAATAATTAACTTTTTAGTTCTGAGATTTAAATGGGGGTCAAAGTGTCTTGACACTGTCTTGAAGTGTGTTACGATTTTAGCCATCGATGCAGCAGTGTTACGTCGATTTGAAGTATTACAGCTTTGCTTCTAAAATTCTGTGAATTAACTTCATCTTGAAAAATTCAAGATTGTGAGTCGGAAATGTAAAGTAAGGGATGTTTCTCTCTAGGTGGAAAGCCCTATTTTCTAAGATCTTCCATGTGCTTGTCATGTTTTAAtgcattatatttacatgtactGTTTTATCCTTCTATTGCAGAAAAATATGCCCAAGTTCAATAAAATCCCATTCTACCTCCAGCCCCATTCCTCTTCTGGTGCAAAAACTCTGAAGAAGTGAGTTCTTCTCCTCCTTGTATTTTGTTGTGgaatttgtaaaaaatgtgtgtttcttctaACATGTGAAGCACTGAGCGGTACCTCAAAGGTCTACAGCACGTTTCATCTGGTCTGCTGAGAGCTGATTTTACCTCCTGTGCACTCTGCAGGGACCGTCTCTCGGCCAGTGACATGCTCCAGGTTAGGAAGGTTATGGAGCATGTTTACGAAAAGATCATTAACCTCGACAACGAGTCGCAGACCACCAGCTCCACGGCCAACGACAAACCCggggagcaggagaaggaggaggacatgGCCATGCTCGCCGAGGAGAAGATTGAGCTAATGTGTCAAGACCAGGTGAGCACAAACATCCTTGAAGGTCCATACTTGCTGAGTGTCAATTTAGGGGCTGCATTCTTCAAAGAACGTGGTCTACCTGGCCCACGAAGGAGGCGGTCTTCGTGTGCAAGGTTGACAGTCTGAAACGAGATGGTCTCTACATGGGTTTTTTTCGTTCAgcctctgaattgagacacagctgttGATATGAGTAGATTTGTTGCACCCTGAATTTTAGTTAATGTATTAACCTATTTGTTTTTCACCTCTGACCCAGGTTCTGGATCCCAACATGGACCTGCGAACAGTTAAACATTTTATCTGGAAGAGTGGCGGGGACTTGACGCTTCACTATAGGCAGAAGTCTACGTGAAAGTCATCATTTTTGAAACAAGAACTCTGTCATTTGCCAATCACCACCCACCTCTGACTTGTAGTACCCTTAACCCCATTGTGTGGTCAAGAGTCGCTGTATCAATGAGAATCCAGTAAAATTTGTGAGGACGTGGCTCATGGTGTATCATAGGGAACTGACCAGAACATGCCCGAGCAGCCAACAGACACCTGGGAAATAAGTGGtccatgttttttcatttttttttttttttttacagtttgaagaAAGGactctttaactttttttttttctttcccaatTTGACCGCTAAGTTTGTTTCATTCCTCCTGACTGCCATTTTGTTTTGAAGCGAtcgtgtttgtgagtgtgtgcgtgtgtatatgCACATGGATGTAGTAGACTGTTCTAGTACATTCCAGAAACTGTCCTTGTTCTACAAACACTCCACAGCCGTCTCAGCAGTGTCACCACTTTAGGAGTACACTTGGTCTCTGGGTAGC from Paralichthys olivaceus isolate ysfri-2021 chromosome 16, ASM2471397v2, whole genome shotgun sequence includes these protein-coding regions:
- the LOC109640499 gene encoding WD repeat-containing protein 48 isoform X2 codes for the protein MATHHRQNAAGRRKVQVSYVIRDEVEKYNRNGVNALQLDPALNRLFTAGRDSIIRIWSVYQHKDPYIASMEHHTDWVNDIVLCCNGKTLISASSDTTVKVWNAHKGFCMSTLRTHKDYVKALAYAKDKELVASAGLDRQIFLWDVNTLTALTASNNTVTTSSLSGNKDSIYSLAMNQMGTVIVSGSTEKVLRVWDPRTCAKLMKLKGHTDNVKSLLLNRDGTQCLSGSSDGTIRLWSLGQQRCIATYRVHDEGVWALQVNEAFTHVYSGGRDKKIYCTDLRNPDIRVLICEEKAPVLKMELDRSADPPPAIWVSTTKSSVNKWSLKGMHNFRSSGEYDNDCTTPLTPLCTQPEQVIKGGASIIQCHILNDKRHILTKDTNNNVAFWDVLKACKGEDLGKVEFDEEIKKRFKMVYVPNWFSVDLKTGMLTITLDESDCFAAWVSAKDAGFSSSDGSDPKLNLGGLLLQALLEFWPRTRINPMDEEENEVNHVNGEQENRVQKGNGYFQVPPHTPVIFGEAGGRTLFRLLCRDSGGETESMLLNETVPQWVIDITVDKNMPKFNKIPFYLQPHSSSGAKTLKKDRLSASDMLQVRKVMEHVYEKIINLDNESQTTSSTANDKPGEQEKEEDMAMLAEEKIELMCQDQVLDPNMDLRTVKHFIWKSGGDLTLHYRQKST
- the LOC109640499 gene encoding WD repeat-containing protein 48 isoform X1; this encodes MATHHRQNAAGRRKVQVSYVIRDEVEKYNRNGVNALQLDPALNRLFTAGRDSIIRIWSVYQHKQDPYIASMEHHTDWVNDIVLCCNGKTLISASSDTTVKVWNAHKGFCMSTLRTHKDYVKALAYAKDKELVASAGLDRQIFLWDVNTLTALTASNNTVTTSSLSGNKDSIYSLAMNQMGTVIVSGSTEKVLRVWDPRTCAKLMKLKGHTDNVKSLLLNRDGTQCLSGSSDGTIRLWSLGQQRCIATYRVHDEGVWALQVNEAFTHVYSGGRDKKIYCTDLRNPDIRVLICEEKAPVLKMELDRSADPPPAIWVSTTKSSVNKWSLKGMHNFRSSGEYDNDCTTPLTPLCTQPEQVIKGGASIIQCHILNDKRHILTKDTNNNVAFWDVLKACKGEDLGKVEFDEEIKKRFKMVYVPNWFSVDLKTGMLTITLDESDCFAAWVSAKDAGFSSSDGSDPKLNLGGLLLQALLEFWPRTRINPMDEEENEVNHVNGEQENRVQKGNGYFQVPPHTPVIFGEAGGRTLFRLLCRDSGGETESMLLNETVPQWVIDITVDKNMPKFNKIPFYLQPHSSSGAKTLKKDRLSASDMLQVRKVMEHVYEKIINLDNESQTTSSTANDKPGEQEKEEDMAMLAEEKIELMCQDQVLDPNMDLRTVKHFIWKSGGDLTLHYRQKST